Part of the Prunus dulcis chromosome 8, ALMONDv2, whole genome shotgun sequence genome is shown below.
TGCCCAGAAGGGGAACTCAGTTTAATTTTGTAACTAAGTTGAGCTAGCTTTTTGGTTACCTAATCtatcagtcccgatctcttggaccacaggagtccaagagattgtggtcacccaccgttggatattaatccaatggtttaaaatgatatatataaatgcaatatgacataaatgattattacccaattcaagtcataaatgagtgaaccgttgaatttacatccaacggtgagtgaccataaatctcttggactacaggggtccaagagatcaggactgccTAATCTAtaatattttgtaattaagTTTTACTgatttagttaattaattactttttaaTCCACAGTATTAGGCCAACTCCAGTGCAGCGGGCTGGCCCGGGCAACAGGCCCCAAGCAGCCCAAGTCGACCTCCAGCGCAGCGAAATCAGCCCGGGCAACAGGCGGGCCCCACGAAAccgggcaggcccaagggcAAAAATCGCCTGGGCTTGAGCCCGAGATAAGTGACGTCAGCGCTGACGTCATGACGACGTCAGCGcagtaaattcaaatttttttactgttggcgCGTGTAatacacgcgccaacggtaaaattTTTTTGACTGAAGTGTGCTGACGTCGTCGTGACGTCAGCGATGACGTCACCATCAACGTTACTGCCACGTGTCGGCACCGGGTGGCTccgattggatttttttcagaaatcctacggttctcatttttttggccaaaaaaatttaaaaaaaatcctaaaaaatccgaaaaaattctgaaatttttttaaaaaaaaataccaaaaatttatgtattttttccctataaatacctaaccattttatctactttcaacaccaaatcttcatacaatttcttctccatacaatattttctactctccactcacataattcattttccacaccaaatctccatacaaactcatctccttccaatattttttactctctactcatattttccactttccacaccaattccatacaaactcttctccttccaatatttttttactatccactcacatttttgtacaactttccatttgtagaaaataaacaaatgtcATCTTCTGTCGAAATCggaggctcgtggtcaacccaggaagatattgcattGTGCGAGTCGTGGGTGaacgttagtcatgaccctatcacgggcaatgagatgaagttccatcatatgtggagcaaaattcatggagaattttgtcaaagatcgggttccattcggaccgaaatggctttgtctagtagatggaaaattctaaacaaagagttagggaaatggagaaatgccttgacaaaagcaaaggagaaCATTCGGAGCGGTGCGAATCtttccgatgaggtaaaatatttttaattgccattttaatcaatttaatgtaacttttttttattgcatattctatttattttttgttgcacaatgtttattttatttttgcatttcctaattggctttatttatttacataatcaattttattcttgcatttcaaaatagtttataatttcatgcatcatctttatttttgtttttgcattttcaatttgtctatatttatttacataatcaattttattcttgcatttcaaaatagtttataatttcttgcattgtatatttttttttaatgcacttccaattatttattttgaatagatcatacaagcacaaatgtggtttggtgccacggggcaagggaaaaaaagttttgtgcatttccaatgttgggaaaTTGTCAAGGATTGttccagattcaaaattattcctacCGCACCCCCGGTTGTGTTGCATGAGACGCCGCCCCACGAATCgccatcaaccgattcgccattagactccccaatggaaacggagtcaccactcccacgtccgccgagacctattgggagaaaggcggcaaaggccaagagaggggccacttcaaacattgattgtgttcaaatattcgagcaaatagctaagaacaactctctaagattggagagagacttgaggagagatgaagcggacaaggcacgattggaagcctttgcaattgaaaagcaacatgcaaaagaaaaagacgacgatgaaagagagatgaaaatcatgccaaacccaagtgtcgaatgaagctacggcctccaaaatgatacttttttggcccttccgATTCCCATAGTCTCCTTCCCAcgcagtaggacaattcttccactgccaatgcatgcaatcgatgcttccgatcattcctgggaaacctcgagcctctcctttttgtagaagcctttgcaggtccctcagagtgggtttgcgaaggtactccctcgtgtacaaattttccactgcatcacagaatctcaccaagcactctaggatagtagattttcccatccttgcaatctcatccacctgctctgcagatgccccataagcaagcatccgcaaagcagctgtaagtttttgctcccggataagacccaaaactccaacagtatcatgcttttgaatgaagtatgtgtcgtaattacaaatatcatgcatgattttttggaacaaatgtggctgcattctatatctctctcgaaacttattagcaggatataacgaatttgggataaagtaatcctccaagagattcttaccccgagactctctgcgtctgtccacattcggggcacgacgacgatggtgttggcttgattgattcATCATACACACCGCCGCtacttcaagcatttcttcctcttcttcatcggcgtcccgatcttcttcctcacgtcTACGTCGGATTTCTTCCcattctttctgttgcctctccaacaccctcctgaagtttgacattgagtGTATAATGGgaaattgtaaaatctgagaaatgaaggaatatatcagagatggtgtgagaggagtggtgttgatggtgtagttatatagagggattcagaagatagagatgacacgtggcacaattttagagggtgaaaatcttatctcaaatctgagatcactatttgtaaaaaaatatctgaaaatcttatcagacatgggacacgtggcacaattttagagggtgaaaatcttatctgaaatatgagattataattttttaaaaatatctgaaaatcttatctgacatgggacacgtggcacaattttagagggtgaaaattttatcgaaaatctgagattataatttttattaatgaatatcagaaaattttatctggaataagacacgtggcaaccgagattcacatatgaaaatcttatccgaaaatttaattacaaaagattatcaaaattaatgatttaaagtataaaaaaataggaaataaagtacaatgaatagtaattgccctagacttgccctagactttgcccttgtgggtggaaccacaaatggtaaggctgacactattcacgtgaatagtgtcagcccttgcttgccctagccttagactttgcccttaggggtggagttgctcttagagGTATGTATGTTGACCTTGACCACCTCCTCCTGTTGAGTTTTTCTTGCATCGAAATGTTGCATAGTTAGAGAGCCTGGCGTGAAGGGAAGCGTGTCCAAGGCCTTTGAACGttgaatattttgaagttttattGGTCCTCCTAGCTACTAGCATTCCTGTGCTAAGCTTTTAcacgacaacaaaaattaaaatttttaaattttttttaaaaagtttattCATATGGTATTGACTGAAGTCCCATTTGACTTGACATGTTTCTAACAGGACCACgcgtttttaattaattaggacTCCACTTTTATTCTCCAGCCAGAGCTttgttttaattcaatttcgACAAAATTATACAAGAATAAGTCATGACCTAGAACGGGTAAGCGTTATATTAAAGTAAGTCCTTGTCCTTGGGCAGACATTTCTTTAAAAGTACATTTTAGTAGCTCATCCACAACGTTATGTGCATTGGCGGACTTATTAAGGTGTAAGGAGGTACAGTAGGTGTTGTATATTACATCTCTACTCAGCTTAGGAGATGCACTCTAGGTGTTCGACAAAAGCCTAAACGAAGTCTATGTTGCTTTGCTGtgcttctctttatttttaaattctgGCCAAAACGACACTGTTTTGGagcatgattttgtttttttaaaaagaaaaagaaagaggaaactCGATTTCTATCTAAGGCCTACATATAAAAGGACAAAAGGCTTTAAACAAGGGGTTTTAACTCTAGAGCTTTTTAACAACAaggctttctttttcttctacaaTAATTGTAGGTTATTTGTAATGCTATTTTTTCTATGAGTTATGaatgatattgatattgtttaaattataatgatatttgattgttaatttttttatataaagcTTTTAGCCTTTTAAAATTGCACTTTGGTTAAAAAATTCTTGGGTCCGCCAATAACTATGTGTACCATGTTTATTAGCAACATCTCCAAAAATATTCGGCCTTCATCTATCCATTGATATATCGTCAACAgtgtaataaataaatgtggTACATGGTTGTCACTAATGACAACTTTATACCATTATCTTGAAAATAACAGTTGGTTTAAACTCTTgtctttgttgttgttgacaGAAGTTGGTTTAAAGGGTTCAACATGTTGAATTCAAGACTTCTTCTGTTATTTTGGCCACCCTCAAGACTTTTTCAGCTAATCTAATGCATTAAGATATTTTAATCTTGCATTTATGTAGCAGATCCAACATCACTAATGCCTGGTGCTTTAAATTGATGACATGATTTAGACTTGgggttttcttaattttcacTCTAGTTTCTGTTCTTGAAAACCTGATGATATTTATTTGGCAAAATCAGATTTATTATACATTATTATTCAATTCCTTTTGCACTTGTCATGTGTCCTGAAGGAATTTGGAAAGAGTATATTGGGctgcatatttcttttttctgttcaaaATTAAACTCTATGTCCCTCTCCCTCCCTCACCCTCCAGCTAGTGCATCACATATTAGATAAAACAAATAGAATGGTTTCtacataaataacaaattatttgaatttataacAATTTCATGGGTTACAACTTACAACATTAGTTATATCCctaagaaagaaacaaaataaaaagggggTTAATTATTTATCatccaaaatagaaaatactGTGCTACATATACACAGTTGAACTAATTAAGAGCTAAGCTTTTGGTGCTCAGTTCTGAGTCTTATTAACGCTGGAACATTAACCCTTGGTCCCAGTAAAGTGAGGAAAGTCATGGCTGCAGGCATGGAGTGGTTTGGCTACATGTTCATCTGATTCAGGTGCAAATACCCGAGCCGCGGCCTGGAATGTGGGTGCAGGGATTGGGGCCAGATGGGGGCGCTTGACCCCTTGCGAGGTACTGAGACACAAGAACAAGACCATGGTTCTTAGCCCATTGCTCTGCTTTCAAATGCCTCATTTCTCCAAGTTGTagacaagaaaacaaaatgagcAGAACGACAAGAGTTGAGAAAAGCTGGGTTTTCCTAAAACAGAACCTCATTCTTTGAGACTGAAATTTAATGGaacttttatctttttgttgCAGGATTTTCCTCTATCAGTATAGttggttttccttttgtgTTTTTCCTCTGTTTAAATGAATTTTGACACAGTGGTTTGTAAGGCAATGGACTTTGGGATGGTGGAAGTGTTGGTGGAGGTGAGAGCTCTTATATAGGatttttaatttccaaaaatCTTGCCCTTGACCTATGCTTTGTTCTTATATTTCTGAGTTTGAAATTGACTGAGCTATTGTTTCAGGGTTCAAACCAGTGCATGGCCCATTTGGAATGGATCAACACACGGTAACTTGGGCGCCAAACAGTTGCGCATTGTGAGGATTGATGTGCAAACAAATTCtatttgtgtttttatatGCATTGGCTCAATTCTACATCTGTGATGTTATTGTGGTGATATCTCAAGCCAATCATACAATATTATATGTTTTAACTTTCTCACCTAAATGTATTTAGGTGATTGACTCGAGATACACAACACTGCCATCCCGTTATGGAAGTTTTCTCCAAAACTTGAGTTGCAAGCCATATAGAACTGAATAATTAAAAGTAAACTTATGCTGTCATCGTTGATTACGACCAAGCCCCTAAGAATTATTCACTTCTTTGCACCTGTAGGACACGTAACACGGGAACCACGCAAAGCCATGAGCAAAGCATAATGCAACGagtcaaattcaaacaatatttttacagAGAGTGGAATTGGGGTCGCATAAGAACAGGTTTTAATATGACAAAACATTTCCCTTTTCTTGATTGATTAAGTCGCGTTCTTGAGTTGCAGAGCTAAGCTGCTGAGCCGTAGACAAAAGTTCCCATCCTTCCCAAAAACAGGGATTATTTATTCATTAGTCAGACACAACTCCATTCAAAAAATAGAGTTTGAATAGCAAAGCGTACGACTTACTTCAGGTTTATCTCGGGCCAATTCATCTGATTATTTTCTGtacaaatatattatgttCATTGAGATTTATGAGGGGCGTGTATACGCAAACCGTAGGTAAACAGTAAAACAGTAACTGAGAAGCCTTTCAAAGAACACAGATAAATTCATAACTTAGATTCAGTACATCTTCCAAACATGTTCGAAATTATCGCGATATCTTTTGCATATATGAACTAAACAATTTCATTCAACAATCTGAAGTTGGATTACAAATCATCAATGTCAGATGAGAAAACTCATCAGTTAGTCGACAACAAGAAAACCCACATTTTATATCAGGTTGATGCATACAGATACATGTTATAAACACAACTTTACAGTGGGATCATTTTGAAAGAGAGGCCACCAGCTTCTCCTTTAACTGCTCGGCATCACCACCTTGAGTTGGAATGGAGAATGTATGAATAACCTTATCGTTGTCTGTTATTGAAACATTAGACTCTTGAGCCACAATTTTGTGTTCCCTAAGAGTTTTGATGACTTCAGAAACTGGGTGAGAATCCAATGGGCAGTTCATCCTCACAACTGCATCCTCATGTCGTTCCTGAAAATCAATCTCTGGAACCGGAAACTGCTTTTGATTATTGTTTCCCATCTGGTTTTCAGTTTCCATGACCCTGATCTTCATCTGGAGATCAGTGATATAAGTAATGGCATCACCAAGAAGAGAGGCTTTGTCCATCTTCGAAATGTTAGGAACAACAGCTCTTAGTGCATAGAACCTCTGGTTAAGCTTCTCGCGCCTCTGCCGCTCTGCTTCCACATGATTCAATGGTTCTTCTCTCCCATTGGCAGgctttctccctctctttctggGTTTCCGCTCATCAATTTGTGCTGAGGACTCATCCTTAGGCAGCTCCAAACTTGAAACTATTGTAGGAGCACTGAAACCCCCAACCATCATTTGGTTCAATTGCGGAAAAAGTTTTACTTCACTATCCTCACTTTGACATCCATTTGAAGTACCTACTGATTGTAATTCAAATGACTCTGGAGGAAATGTAGAATCTTCCTCTATCTTTGGGGAAAAGGCAATATTGATTGATTGTGATTTTGGACCACCAAGACTGAGCTCGCGTCCAAAAATCATTGGAAATGCCTTTGCCTGAACAGTACTAGATTCACCAAATAAATTTCTGACCATATTTACTAGATTCTGTTCTTCTGGATTTGCTTTGACTGAACCAAGCTCAACAACTCCTGATTTCATAGGTACAAACACCACTGTTTGGAACCCGGCCAATCTTGCTAAATATGATCTTGACTGGTAATGGTGTAAACAACCACCCACATCTGAAACCCAAATTGATTTACCGGACTTGTACGACTCCCCAGGACCACTGTGTGAATCAAGTTGAAATGCATAATACATTGAAGTGAGGTAAAACATTTCCACATCTGACACCCCATCCAACCTCCTAGCATAACCCTCATCCAAACCACCAAAACATGTATGGAGCTTCTCAAGCACCCACTTTTTCACCTCCTCTTTCTTCTGCACTCCCTCAAAACTGCCATCCAAACTAGAATTCTCTCCTGCAACTCCGCCATCCTTTGTGTCTCTGCAATGTCCATCACCCCAAATCAAGGCAGATCCACCAGATTTCGAGCCGACAACCTGCCAGAAAATGGCATAATTCCAATTGGATCCTTTGACGAGCTGGGACAGCCCCTGCTGCACACCCAATTTACCAGGCGGCCTAACCAAGTCTGTCAACACATTTTCAGAAACCAGAGAGGTCAAGAACTGGCATGCTTCAGTACCTAGTACTGACTCCACCATGACCCTGTCTTCTTCATTCACCCAAAATTTCTCTCCCAtcttaatttctccttttaCAACTAACTCAAACAACCCCAAAAATGCTAAACTACGAAACTCAAAATACTTATCTTGCTTACCTTAGAACCACCAAATATAGCTCTCAAATTTCTTTCTCGACCAACTAGAGAAATTCACAATCTTTGTGCAAACCTTCCACAAGCAAATCAAGCTACTACTTGAATCACAAAGTATAGTTCTGAAATTCAGCTCATCTCATAGAttcatttctacaaaaatatCAGATCTTTGACAAGATATCTCGAACAGAACTATCAGCTTCCTATGAACCTAAAAAACAatcttaaatcacatatacaGCACTGAAAGCCGacaaatttgagaaatttaaGCTTACCCATGAAGCAGATCTTGAGAATACATCATATCCACATACAAAGACCCTCACTTTGCAGCTTATGAAGTTTTGGGAAGCACAAAATTGGGTTACAAAACTCCAAAATATAGGCCAAGAACAATAGCAGGCATCCAATTACCTGAAAACTGATATGGGTCTGTAGCTGAAACTAGGGTTCACCATAGAAAGTTGGGTTCCAAATCAGAGCAAGTGTACAAGAAAGCTCACAAACGCGAGGAGAGTGGGTTTCTTCCAAACTTCCAAGATCTCAATGTTagggttatttatttattgttttatattatTCGTACTATTAGTATTCTTCCAGATGGGACTCTTTCTTTGGACCCTGACGACCTGACCACCCAAAATTGAGGCGGCCAGCAGATTTCCCATGTGTTcctcggctttttgtagaatcACTTTTGGGAATGGGTCAGTTGGCCCACACAGTCATTGCGGCCCAGGCCCATTAAATTAAAGGGCATAATAACCTAAATATTAAGAAGACAGACATAAATGTGTCACACACCAATgcattgaaatttgaaacgtTTTGACCGTGAAACAGCATAAATTTTTGGGACAAGAAAGTTTACATGGAAATTATTTAACTTTGTTCTCCAATAACTGAGAATTAATATAAGGCAACCCCTAGTAGTGAACATAAGCGGACATGTAAGTGCATGCAGCATGCAATTTGAAGTTCGTATGCATAGCGAAGGGatcaaatttataattattctTTAAAACCTTAAAGATCTTGTTGTCTTGTCATCAACCACCAAAGTGTCACGTAATTAACCTTCAAAAAGGTACAATTCGAATGACTAATTTATCCTCTTGCTTGGTGACGAAAGTTGGCTCCATGTAGAGCAAAGTATGGCATTGGCGTATATGGCAAGCATGCTGCAAAACGACAATTGTAACGCAACTATGTTTTATTTCCTTGCTCTCCTCCTCCTACTCACCAAAGAGGACACAAATGTATACGTAATGCCTGGGATTAGTGCCATGCTCATCAGAATGAAAAACACGTACGTGTGATCTGTGTGACATATGTTTTCCTTAGTTCccttaattttgatttgtttgtgtggTTTGGGTTAACTCCCAGATGACAAGGTATGGCCAAGGACAATTTCCATGAGCATTCGTAGAGAATGATGTAtgtaaatttaataaaatttccCAGGAAATGGCTGGCCTGCCCATCAAGTTTTGAGAACACAAAACTCATCAACCATCTTCTCTCGCACACAAATTGTAAAACGACACGGTTTAGTTTCAACTTTCACTACAAGTGGGGAGAAAGTGAATTTTTCCCAGGAATTTCAACCTTGAAATTCATAGGAAAAATGACGCTGACCCATTGCATGACGCACTTAATTCTGTCCAGTCACAAGTTTGAGATAAtatcacaaaagaaaaaagaaaaaaaattcaacctaTATATGCAGCACCAGTGC
Proteins encoded:
- the LOC117637656 gene encoding transcription factor MTB3; this translates as MGEKFWVNEEDRVMVESVLGTEACQFLTSLVSENVLTDLVRPPGKLGVQQGLSQLVKGSNWNYAIFWQVVGSKSGGSALIWGDGHCRDTKDGGVAGENSSLDGSFEGVQKKEEVKKWVLEKLHTCFGGLDEGYARRLDGVSDVEMFYLTSMYYAFQLDSHSGPGESYKSGKSIWVSDVGGCLHHYQSRSYLARLAGFQTVVFVPMKSGVVELGSVKANPEEQNLVNMVRNLFGESSTVQAKAFPMIFGRELSLGGPKSQSINIAFSPKIEEDSTFPPESFELQSVGTSNGCQSEDSEVKLFPQLNQMMVGGFSAPTIVSSLELPKDESSAQIDERKPRKRGRKPANGREEPLNHVEAERQRREKLNQRFYALRAVVPNISKMDKASLLGDAITYITDLQMKIRVMETENQMGNNNQKQFPVPEIDFQERHEDAVVRMNCPLDSHPVSEVIKTLREHKIVAQESNVSITDNDKVIHTFSIPTQGGDAEQLKEKLVASLSK